One stretch of Variovorax sp. 54 DNA includes these proteins:
- a CDS encoding class I adenylate-forming enzyme family protein, giving the protein MKSESDTGSAPPGATNSVSPAPNSLEHWAAVKPDEVAIIDGETEVTWGAWNLEANRLAEAFVRIGVVGGDVVAVRTQIRHEWQFISSALAKLGASILPFNWRLTPGESRHILEDSGAKVLILDDEDVQAFSPAYGGLNLKAVIAIGSQPPAEVLSMDQLLAQTEPVPRFAMGRPPLIIYTSGTTGQPKGVVMGELVMSAERMEHIQSIEAADPQLPGARTMLTLPMHHGAGPGACWSSIAAGNTLIMARRFLPQQALADIQRHRINHWVAVPTMLKRIAALPEEVLQSYDVSSIRSLRTGAAPVPTSLKEWVMDYFGEVLHEGYGATEVGMIAHLGPHDVRRKPGSSGKPYRHVQIRIKDEIGTLLPAGEVGAIWVKSPAVIKRYVNQPLLGRETIDEDGFFQVGDAGRLDEDGYIYLTDRIKDMIISGGVNIYPAEIESALIQHPAIQDVAVIGVPDEDLGEAVKAFVELRNGATSTANELLTFVEPLLASYKRPRSIEFVVDLPRSTMGKVLKRELRNPFWQNEERNV; this is encoded by the coding sequence ATGAAATCAGAGTCAGACACCGGATCGGCACCGCCTGGTGCCACCAATTCCGTGAGCCCTGCACCCAACTCTCTCGAGCACTGGGCGGCGGTGAAGCCGGACGAAGTGGCAATCATCGACGGCGAAACCGAGGTGACCTGGGGCGCGTGGAACCTGGAAGCCAATCGACTCGCCGAGGCATTCGTACGCATCGGCGTTGTGGGTGGCGACGTCGTCGCGGTCCGCACGCAGATTCGGCATGAGTGGCAGTTCATCAGTTCCGCCCTGGCCAAGCTGGGTGCTTCGATACTGCCTTTCAACTGGCGGCTGACCCCCGGGGAATCGCGGCACATCCTCGAGGACAGCGGCGCGAAGGTGCTCATCCTGGATGATGAAGATGTGCAGGCGTTCTCACCTGCGTACGGGGGCCTGAACTTGAAGGCGGTGATCGCCATCGGCTCGCAGCCCCCGGCCGAAGTGCTGTCGATGGATCAGCTGCTGGCGCAGACCGAGCCCGTTCCTCGCTTTGCGATGGGTCGGCCACCATTGATCATCTACACCTCCGGCACAACGGGTCAGCCCAAGGGCGTCGTCATGGGCGAGCTCGTCATGAGTGCCGAGCGCATGGAACACATCCAGAGCATCGAAGCCGCAGATCCGCAGCTTCCGGGGGCGCGCACCATGCTGACACTTCCCATGCACCACGGCGCAGGGCCGGGCGCCTGCTGGAGTTCGATCGCCGCAGGCAACACATTGATCATGGCAAGGCGTTTCTTGCCCCAGCAAGCGCTTGCGGACATTCAGCGCCACCGTATCAACCACTGGGTCGCGGTGCCCACCATGTTGAAGCGGATCGCCGCGTTGCCCGAAGAAGTGCTGCAGAGTTACGACGTCTCCTCGATTCGCTCCTTGCGCACCGGTGCTGCGCCAGTGCCTACAAGCCTGAAGGAATGGGTAATGGACTACTTCGGAGAGGTGCTGCACGAAGGCTACGGTGCGACCGAGGTCGGCATGATCGCGCACCTCGGTCCACACGACGTGCGCAGAAAGCCGGGTTCCAGCGGCAAGCCGTATCGGCACGTACAGATCCGCATCAAGGATGAAATTGGCACGCTGTTACCGGCCGGGGAAGTGGGTGCCATCTGGGTCAAGTCCCCGGCGGTGATCAAGCGCTACGTCAACCAGCCGCTACTCGGGCGAGAAACGATCGATGAAGATGGATTCTTCCAGGTGGGTGACGCGGGGCGGCTGGACGAAGATGGATACATCTACCTGACAGATCGCATCAAGGACATGATCATTTCAGGCGGCGTGAACATCTATCCGGCCGAGATCGAATCCGCTTTGATCCAGCACCCGGCGATTCAGGACGTGGCAGTCATTGGCGTTCCGGACGAAGATCTCGGCGAAGCCGTCAAGGCTTTCGTCGAACTCAGGAACGGCGCGACATCGACGGCAAACGAGCTTCTGACCTTCGTTGAGCCCTTGCTCGCCTCGTACAAGCGCCCTCGCTCCATCGAGTTCGTGGTCGATCTGCCACGCAGCACGATGGGAAAAGTCCTGAAGCGTGAACTGCGCAACCCGTTCTGGCAGAACGAGGAAAGGAACGTGTGA
- the gspD gene encoding type II secretion system secretin GspD, protein MEMTPAISVVFADCNPKGDCAKSARLFNVCDHKPFMFHPTAPGKSQKAPETIGWVFGKSQTVIAATLAATMTRWIRPAGLGLMIVSGMAAHAQNSIERVSSSTQSDVEVLRIELTQPISVVPKGFIIPKPARIAIDFPGIASSVGRAAVEINQPTLRSVNVVQAGERSRVVLNLNQMTVYRVEIQGNSLLVILEPTAAPHLTAPEAEISARENDRNKRPSRNAGMGPTSDAAPGPGSASITLNFSNADVEDVARTMAVVTGRNVVVDPRVKGIISLITDRAIPPAAAFNQFTAALRLQGFAVMEADGLYKVVPEADAKLQSSAVNTSIGAAAKAGSNQIVTQIFQLTFESPSNLVPVLRPLIPPNNTINANPGNNSLVITDYADNMRRLARIITALDVPNASDIEVIQLKHSVANDLLPLVLRLLDGSGSGSAPSAAAPGTADASFRTTLLADQRSNSLILRAANLARARLVRTLVEKLDRSPVESSNGAAGNIYVVYLKNADAVRLAATLRAAMAANQPTGTSGGQGGGASMQQGGAAQVTQAGLPSGQGGTSSAGAPLNNANQPSTGGQIQADPSTNSLIITAPEPQYRQMRAVIDKLDGRRAQVMVEALIVEVSARKAANFGVQWQSALSKNALAGTNSSLTGANILALTQAIAAKTLPTVAPGLNLAIAGKIGGEHILGVIANFFTSDGDANVLSTPNLLTLDNEEAKIVIGQNVPFVTGQYASTSGSAGINPFTTVERKDVGLTLRVRPTINENGTVKLVISQETSTVDQQTVNSPNGPTTSKRSIESSVLVEDGGLVMLGGLLSDNYGSTVEKVPLAGDIPVVGNLFKNEVRTRDKSNLMMFLRPVVMRDGRSTETFAWDRYDEIRGMQQRAQPSTDNVMLRAVSSAPVLAEAPSPRSSSRNPGEFRLRGTQLIPPPRLADDAGMPAQSLLRGALPPTADPASQRELP, encoded by the coding sequence ATGGAAATGACGCCGGCGATATCCGTGGTGTTTGCTGATTGCAATCCGAAGGGCGATTGCGCGAAAAGCGCCAGGCTTTTTAACGTCTGCGACCACAAGCCATTCATGTTTCACCCAACCGCACCCGGAAAGTCGCAGAAAGCCCCAGAGACGATCGGATGGGTCTTTGGGAAATCCCAAACGGTCATCGCCGCAACTCTTGCGGCAACGATGACACGTTGGATCCGCCCCGCTGGACTCGGCCTAATGATCGTCAGCGGAATGGCGGCGCACGCTCAAAACTCGATCGAACGAGTTTCGAGTTCTACGCAGTCCGATGTGGAGGTACTTCGAATCGAACTGACACAACCCATCAGCGTGGTGCCGAAAGGATTCATCATCCCCAAGCCCGCACGCATTGCAATTGATTTTCCCGGCATTGCGAGTTCCGTCGGGCGCGCGGCCGTGGAAATAAACCAGCCGACCCTGCGTTCGGTCAACGTGGTCCAAGCGGGCGAGAGAAGCCGTGTGGTGCTCAATCTCAATCAGATGACTGTGTACAGGGTCGAGATCCAGGGCAACTCTCTGTTGGTGATCCTCGAGCCCACGGCCGCGCCGCATCTGACAGCACCTGAAGCCGAGATTTCTGCAAGGGAGAACGACCGAAACAAAAGGCCGTCCAGGAATGCCGGCATGGGTCCGACGAGTGACGCCGCCCCAGGGCCGGGGAGCGCGTCGATCACGCTCAACTTCTCCAATGCCGACGTCGAGGACGTGGCTCGCACCATGGCTGTGGTCACCGGGCGCAATGTGGTGGTCGATCCGCGCGTCAAGGGCATCATCAGCCTGATCACTGACCGCGCCATCCCCCCGGCCGCGGCGTTCAACCAGTTCACCGCGGCACTGCGGCTGCAGGGCTTCGCGGTGATGGAGGCCGACGGCCTCTACAAGGTGGTGCCTGAAGCCGACGCCAAGCTGCAAAGCAGCGCCGTCAACACTTCGATCGGCGCCGCCGCAAAGGCCGGCAGCAACCAGATCGTCACGCAGATCTTCCAACTCACCTTCGAATCGCCGAGCAACTTGGTGCCGGTGCTTCGACCGCTCATTCCGCCCAACAACACCATCAATGCGAATCCGGGCAACAACTCCCTCGTGATCACCGACTATGCCGACAACATGCGTCGACTTGCGCGCATCATCACGGCGTTGGACGTGCCCAATGCGTCGGACATCGAGGTCATCCAGCTCAAGCACTCCGTCGCCAACGACCTGCTGCCATTGGTCTTGCGGCTCCTCGACGGCAGCGGCTCGGGCTCGGCGCCAAGCGCCGCCGCGCCGGGCACTGCCGATGCGTCATTTCGCACCACGCTGCTGGCCGATCAGCGCAGCAATTCTCTGATCCTGCGCGCAGCGAACCTCGCACGCGCGCGACTGGTGCGAACCTTGGTCGAGAAGCTTGACCGTTCACCCGTCGAAAGCAGCAATGGCGCGGCCGGCAACATCTACGTGGTTTACCTGAAGAACGCTGATGCGGTACGCCTTGCGGCCACACTGCGCGCCGCGATGGCGGCGAACCAACCGACCGGCACGTCGGGTGGGCAAGGAGGGGGCGCGAGCATGCAACAAGGTGGCGCGGCGCAAGTCACGCAGGCGGGCCTGCCGAGCGGACAGGGCGGCACTTCCAGCGCCGGTGCTCCACTGAACAACGCCAACCAGCCTTCCACCGGTGGTCAGATCCAAGCCGATCCCTCCACCAATTCGCTGATCATCACCGCGCCCGAGCCGCAGTACCGCCAGATGCGCGCTGTGATCGACAAGCTCGACGGGCGCCGCGCGCAGGTCATGGTCGAAGCACTGATCGTCGAGGTCAGCGCCAGAAAGGCGGCCAACTTCGGGGTGCAGTGGCAAAGCGCGCTGAGCAAGAACGCCCTTGCCGGTACCAATTCGAGCCTGACGGGCGCGAACATCCTGGCACTGACGCAGGCCATCGCGGCCAAGACCCTTCCCACCGTTGCTCCGGGTCTGAACCTCGCCATCGCTGGCAAGATCGGCGGCGAACACATCTTGGGGGTGATCGCGAACTTTTTTACCAGCGACGGCGATGCCAACGTGCTCTCGACGCCCAACCTGCTGACGCTGGACAACGAGGAAGCTAAGATCGTCATAGGCCAGAACGTGCCTTTCGTCACTGGCCAATACGCCAGCACCTCGGGCTCAGCGGGCATCAACCCCTTCACGACGGTGGAGCGCAAGGACGTTGGGCTCACGCTGCGCGTGCGCCCGACCATCAACGAGAATGGCACCGTCAAGCTGGTGATTTCGCAAGAGACCTCGACCGTCGATCAGCAGACGGTCAACAGCCCCAACGGCCCCACCACCAGCAAGCGCTCGATCGAATCCAGTGTGCTAGTGGAAGACGGCGGTCTGGTGATGCTCGGTGGCTTGCTGTCGGACAACTACGGCAGCACCGTGGAGAAGGTGCCACTCGCAGGCGACATTCCCGTTGTCGGCAACCTGTTCAAGAACGAAGTGCGCACGCGCGACAAAAGCAATCTCATGATGTTCCTGCGCCCCGTTGTCATGCGCGACGGCAGGTCAACCGAGACCTTTGCATGGGACCGCTACGACGAGATCCGCGGCATGCAGCAGCGCGCGCAGCCGAGCACCGACAACGTCATGCTGCGCGCCGTGTCTTCTGCCCCCGTGCTTGCCGAAGCACCGTCGCCTCGTTCGAGCAGCCGCAATCCCGGCGAGTTCCGCCTCCGCGGCACACAACTCATTCCACCGCCGCGCCTTGCAGACGATGCCGGCATGCCAGCGCAGAGCCTGCTGCGCGGCGCCCTGCCGCCCACCGCCGATCCAGCCAGTCAACGTGAATTGCCATGA
- a CDS encoding AP2 domain-containing protein, with product MYGIIERHWGYEVSIMRKGTRYTKRFSVSRNGGMVPALRQALEWRDTIVQTIPPLERKERAQKLRSNNTTGVPGVSCRLSPDGKPREWIAKTYVSKGKVLRVGFSVRRWGSAALFLAIEERSKQLDRMNGLTDVHPAEAAIRQSSASKPGGAAAKSHSTDETATKRNRLPARRGKE from the coding sequence ATGTACGGAATCATTGAAAGGCATTGGGGCTACGAGGTATCCATCATGCGAAAGGGTACCCGGTACACGAAGCGGTTCAGCGTGTCACGCAACGGGGGCATGGTGCCCGCCTTGAGACAAGCGCTCGAATGGCGTGACACCATCGTTCAAACCATTCCGCCGCTTGAGCGGAAGGAGCGAGCGCAAAAGCTCCGAAGCAACAACACGACCGGCGTTCCCGGCGTCTCCTGCCGGCTCTCGCCGGATGGCAAGCCACGCGAATGGATCGCCAAGACCTATGTGTCGAAGGGCAAGGTCTTGCGCGTTGGTTTTTCTGTCCGCAGATGGGGCTCTGCCGCGCTTTTTCTGGCCATCGAGGAACGCAGCAAACAATTGGACCGAATGAACGGTCTGACGGATGTACATCCGGCCGAGGCAGCGATCAGGCAGAGCTCCGCGAGCAAGCCGGGTGGCGCTGCTGCAAAGAGCCATTCGACAGACGAGACAGCCACCAAGCGCAATCGACTGCCCGCTCGACGGGGCAAGGAATGA
- a CDS encoding DUF1501 domain-containing protein has product MYLIDPKAHTRRAFLRRSGQLAMAGSALPMALNLALMGDAAAQAAGDDYKALVCVFLYGGNDHANTVVTYDDASYNAYSAIRGGGPGQTAGGIALSKASLAATLLNPTTTLPEGRQYALHPSMSQLATLFNTDAKLAVQLNVGPLVVPLTRAQFTNGNRKLYPLPPSLFSHNDQQSIWQSSSPEGSTIGWGGNMGDLMLGQNTNSLLTCIGVGGNTVFLSGDSALAYGVGVGGPTRTSLSASSVYGSSTVKAALAEMVREPRSHAMEGEYTKITKRAVDAEGTVTAAIGSNFPASAFPSVGLGKQLAMVARLIRGRAAIGAKRQVFFVAMGRYDMHDDLISRHPPLLQLLSDSLAAFYRQMALLGVADKVTAFTASEFGRTLASNGDGSDHGWGGHQFVLGGAVKGKQFYGTSPVVSITSDPRLAGYEGQVGQGRLIPSTSVDQYAATLATWFGVPATSLEEVVPNLRNFGGSANGIDYPKNVGFLA; this is encoded by the coding sequence ATGTACCTGATCGATCCAAAAGCCCACACCCGCCGCGCGTTCCTGCGCCGCTCCGGCCAGCTTGCAATGGCAGGTAGCGCGTTGCCCATGGCACTCAATCTTGCCCTGATGGGCGATGCAGCAGCGCAAGCCGCTGGCGACGACTACAAGGCGCTGGTTTGCGTTTTCCTGTACGGTGGCAACGACCACGCCAACACGGTTGTCACCTACGACGACGCCAGCTACAACGCCTACAGCGCAATTCGCGGCGGAGGCCCCGGTCAGACGGCCGGCGGCATCGCCCTGAGCAAGGCCAGCTTGGCGGCCACGCTCCTGAACCCGACCACGACGCTGCCCGAGGGCCGGCAATACGCGTTGCATCCGTCCATGAGTCAACTGGCCACGCTCTTCAACACGGACGCGAAGCTGGCGGTGCAGCTCAACGTCGGCCCACTGGTGGTGCCACTTACACGCGCCCAGTTCACCAACGGCAATCGCAAGCTCTACCCGTTGCCCCCCAGCCTGTTTTCACACAACGATCAACAATCGATCTGGCAATCCTCCTCGCCGGAAGGCTCCACGATCGGGTGGGGCGGCAACATGGGCGACCTGATGCTCGGGCAGAACACCAACTCGCTTCTGACTTGCATCGGGGTGGGCGGAAACACCGTCTTCCTGTCAGGCGATTCGGCGTTGGCATACGGCGTCGGCGTCGGCGGTCCGACACGGACAAGCCTGAGTGCTAGTTCTGTCTACGGATCCAGTACGGTCAAGGCCGCGCTGGCGGAAATGGTGCGAGAGCCTCGCAGTCACGCCATGGAAGGCGAGTACACCAAGATCACCAAGCGCGCAGTGGATGCGGAGGGCACCGTCACTGCAGCGATCGGAAGCAATTTCCCGGCCAGCGCCTTCCCCTCCGTCGGTTTGGGGAAACAACTTGCCATGGTGGCCCGCCTCATTCGTGGCCGTGCGGCGATTGGTGCAAAACGGCAAGTGTTCTTTGTCGCGATGGGTCGCTACGACATGCACGATGACCTGATTTCCAGGCATCCTCCTTTGCTGCAGCTATTGAGCGACTCGCTCGCGGCCTTTTATCGCCAGATGGCCCTGCTTGGCGTGGCGGACAAAGTGACTGCCTTCACTGCCTCCGAATTCGGGCGCACCTTGGCCTCCAACGGCGACGGTTCGGACCATGGCTGGGGTGGTCACCAATTCGTGCTGGGAGGGGCGGTCAAGGGCAAGCAGTTCTACGGCACTTCGCCGGTTGTCAGTATCACCAGCGACCCGCGGCTCGCTGGGTATGAAGGCCAAGTAGGGCAGGGGCGGCTGATTCCCTCCACCTCCGTCGACCAGTACGCGGCCACTTTGGCGACTTGGTTCGGCGTACCGGCGACCAGCCTGGAGGAGGTTGTTCCCAACCTTAGAAACTTCGGCGGCAGTGCCAACGGCATCGACTATCCGAAGAACGTCGGCTTCCTGGCATAG
- a CDS encoding DUF1800 domain-containing protein codes for MEDFAIARPKGANGPSQAAGITTASRIELAGAADHSTSAAAAVALVAAATLTACGGGTESGPGGPGGTGGVGGVGGAGSGAGPGNASTPSDQAYLYTQAKTDTEAARFLLQAQFSASEEDIAAVRSQGYLAWLREQMAGPASQTGWAWVASKAYGAVTSDDMIWNQLMASPDAIRKRMALALSEIFVVSASEIAPPNWHAQAIAQYWDTLVVGVTGNFRELLENVTLNPAMGYFLNTKGNQKEDAQGRQPDENYAREVMQLMSIGLHQLNADGTVKTGSDGAPLDSYSLADVSNLARVFTGYDRDIPAAERAGFTPPGASRAIDSNGWTTRPMALVASRHSMLEARFLGAVVPANTEGKAALKIALDTLHNHPNVGPFIGRQLIQRLVTSNPSPAYVKRVADAFADNGAGVRGDMKSVFAAVLLDNEARGPDGLANPYFGRLREPMLRLVQWGRTFGITSAEDTWKIGDLSDSSAQLGQSPLRAPSVFNFFRPGYVPPSSAIASAKLVAPEFQLVNESSVSGYLNFMQGVIPGGLNGSVVASYTAERALVLDPAALVHRLNLLLTANQLDAASVARITGALNTPAVTESSTDTLKDNRLYAAVLLVMAAPAYLVQK; via the coding sequence ATGGAAGACTTTGCAATCGCGCGCCCCAAGGGAGCCAACGGGCCGTCGCAAGCGGCTGGCATCACGACCGCTTCCAGGATTGAACTCGCAGGCGCTGCGGATCACTCAACTTCTGCAGCCGCCGCTGTCGCCCTCGTCGCTGCAGCAACGCTGACGGCCTGCGGCGGCGGTACGGAAAGTGGCCCTGGAGGGCCAGGCGGCACCGGTGGGGTTGGTGGGGTTGGTGGGGCGGGCAGCGGGGCCGGACCTGGCAACGCAAGCACACCGAGCGACCAAGCCTACCTCTACACCCAAGCCAAAACCGACACAGAGGCGGCACGGTTTCTACTGCAGGCGCAATTTTCCGCTTCAGAGGAGGACATTGCTGCGGTGCGCAGTCAGGGCTATCTGGCATGGCTGCGTGAGCAAATGGCCGGCCCAGCATCGCAGACCGGCTGGGCCTGGGTCGCGAGCAAGGCCTACGGCGCAGTCACTTCCGACGACATGATCTGGAACCAGCTCATGGCATCCCCCGACGCGATACGCAAACGAATGGCGCTCGCGTTGTCGGAGATCTTTGTGGTCTCCGCCAGCGAAATTGCCCCCCCCAACTGGCATGCGCAGGCGATCGCCCAATACTGGGACACGTTGGTTGTTGGCGTCACAGGCAACTTTCGCGAGCTGTTGGAAAACGTGACGCTCAATCCGGCCATGGGTTACTTCCTCAACACCAAGGGCAACCAAAAAGAGGATGCCCAAGGCCGCCAACCGGACGAGAACTACGCCCGCGAGGTGATGCAGCTCATGAGCATCGGCCTGCATCAGCTCAACGCCGATGGCACAGTCAAGACTGGCAGCGACGGTGCACCGCTAGATAGCTATTCGCTGGCGGACGTCAGCAACCTGGCGCGCGTATTTACAGGCTATGACCGGGACATACCGGCCGCCGAACGCGCTGGCTTCACACCGCCAGGCGCCAGCCGCGCGATCGACAGCAATGGCTGGACGACGCGCCCGATGGCGCTCGTTGCCTCGCGCCACTCGATGCTGGAGGCCAGATTTCTAGGGGCGGTCGTGCCTGCCAACACCGAAGGCAAGGCCGCCTTGAAGATCGCGCTGGACACGTTACACAACCATCCCAACGTCGGCCCCTTCATCGGTCGGCAGCTCATCCAACGCCTCGTGACCAGCAACCCCAGCCCTGCCTACGTGAAGCGAGTGGCCGACGCATTTGCCGACAACGGCGCCGGCGTGCGCGGCGACATGAAGAGCGTTTTTGCGGCGGTGTTGCTGGACAACGAAGCGCGCGGTCCCGATGGACTCGCGAACCCGTACTTCGGCCGACTGCGCGAGCCGATGCTGCGCCTGGTCCAGTGGGGCCGGACCTTTGGAATCACCTCGGCCGAGGACACCTGGAAGATCGGAGACCTTTCGGATTCGAGCGCCCAACTCGGCCAAAGCCCGTTGCGCGCACCTTCGGTCTTCAACTTCTTCCGACCAGGCTACGTGCCTCCGTCGAGTGCAATAGCTTCAGCCAAGTTGGTAGCGCCCGAGTTTCAACTGGTCAACGAAAGCAGTGTGAGCGGGTATCTCAACTTCATGCAGGGCGTCATACCCGGCGGCCTTAACGGTAGCGTGGTGGCAAGCTACACAGCCGAGCGCGCACTGGTACTCGACCCTGCCGCGCTGGTGCACCGGCTCAATTTGCTGCTGACGGCCAACCAGCTGGATGCAGCCAGCGTTGCGCGTATCACCGGCGCGCTGAATACACCCGCCGTGACGGAGAGCAGCACCGACACCCTCAAGGACAACCGCCTCTACGCCGCCGTGTTGCTGGTGATGGCTGCGCCGGCCTACTTGGTCCAGAAATAA
- a CDS encoding dihydrodipicolinate synthase family protein, with protein MTSHLSLTGVFPVLPTPFDAQGRPDTESLRKLVEYLVRCGVDGITYPGVASEVGQLVPEERQALVDIVLAEVAGRVPVIAGVSSSDAATTDRLAVAATKGGAAALMLAVPPDRKSAAEQIAYFTQVAQAAGDTALMLQNVPPPVGAGLDPEVLLEILAAVPSIRYVKEETLPSGQRLSVLRAEAPTNLLGVFGGAGGRYITDELRRGASGTMPAIELAEVHTALFKAHREGDVDRVRALFTRMLPVLNVQAVFRWSLTKYVLKKRGLIADARQRMPGPLLDAMDMADVDAFLADIDDLLLPQDQLP; from the coding sequence ATGACTTCGCATCTTTCTCTGACCGGTGTTTTCCCCGTTCTTCCCACACCCTTCGATGCCCAGGGGCGCCCTGACACCGAGTCCCTGCGCAAGCTCGTCGAATATCTGGTTCGGTGTGGGGTTGATGGCATAACCTACCCTGGGGTCGCGAGCGAGGTGGGGCAACTGGTTCCCGAGGAGCGGCAGGCGCTCGTCGACATCGTGCTTGCGGAAGTGGCGGGCCGCGTCCCGGTGATTGCGGGTGTTTCGAGCAGCGACGCCGCCACCACCGATCGTCTTGCGGTTGCCGCGACCAAGGGGGGCGCGGCGGCGCTGATGCTGGCTGTGCCGCCCGATCGAAAGAGTGCTGCCGAGCAGATCGCCTATTTCACCCAGGTCGCGCAGGCCGCGGGGGACACCGCTCTGATGCTGCAAAACGTGCCGCCTCCCGTGGGTGCAGGCTTGGACCCGGAAGTGCTGCTCGAGATTCTGGCGGCCGTTCCGTCGATCCGCTACGTCAAGGAAGAGACGCTGCCAAGTGGTCAGCGCCTGTCGGTATTGCGCGCCGAGGCGCCGACAAACCTGCTGGGTGTGTTCGGCGGCGCGGGCGGGCGCTACATCACCGACGAGTTGCGCCGTGGTGCTTCCGGGACCATGCCCGCGATCGAGTTGGCGGAGGTGCACACGGCGCTGTTCAAGGCGCATCGCGAAGGTGACGTCGATCGCGTGCGTGCGCTTTTCACGCGCATGCTGCCCGTGCTGAACGTGCAGGCGGTGTTTCGCTGGTCCCTGACGAAATACGTGCTCAAGAAGCGCGGCCTGATCGCCGACGCTCGCCAGCGCATGCCGGGCCCGCTGCTCGACGCGATGGACATGGCCGACGTCGACGCATTCCTGGCCGACATCGACGACCTGCTGCTGCCGCAGGACCAGTTGCCATGA
- a CDS encoding mandelate racemase/muconate lactonizing enzyme family protein, with translation MTGFARIAQVESFIVSLPRDTPYLGPLGPGEKINERGYLVRRGNRAIYPSTDMSVLIKITADDGTVGWGETYGIVAPDAVTSIIDDVIGPVIVGRDPRDAMVIQEDLYDLMRVRGFFGGFYVDAIAGVDIAVWDLFGKLVGQPVVKLLGGQRLETVPAYVSGLPGATLEARLELARGFVARGFDAFKYHAAVSFDGIVAEMRTLREGLGDAVKLMVDLHWKFTAQEAVQLIDQLAPYRPYFVEAPCQPEDIEGQAHVGASVRVPLALGEEWRTVFEYRPRLERRAMSIVQPEMGHTGISQFMQIGRMANAFHMKVIPHASIGLGIYQAASLHATAALPNAPMHEYQHSVFDRNLQYVRTAMRCDAGAFHLPEGPGLGIEPAPEIWQFLRKKGYSQ, from the coding sequence ATGACCGGCTTCGCAAGGATCGCCCAGGTCGAAAGCTTCATCGTCTCGCTGCCGCGCGACACGCCCTACCTCGGGCCCCTGGGCCCCGGAGAGAAGATCAACGAGCGCGGCTACCTGGTGCGTCGCGGCAATCGCGCGATCTATCCGTCGACCGACATGTCGGTCCTGATCAAGATCACCGCCGACGACGGCACCGTCGGCTGGGGCGAAACCTACGGCATCGTTGCGCCCGACGCGGTCACGAGCATCATCGACGACGTGATCGGCCCCGTGATCGTGGGGCGCGACCCCCGCGATGCGATGGTGATCCAGGAGGACCTGTACGACCTGATGCGCGTGCGCGGCTTCTTCGGGGGCTTCTATGTCGACGCCATTGCCGGCGTGGACATCGCGGTGTGGGATCTCTTTGGAAAGCTGGTCGGCCAGCCCGTGGTCAAGCTGCTCGGCGGCCAGCGACTCGAGACCGTGCCGGCCTACGTGTCCGGCCTTCCGGGGGCGACTCTGGAGGCCCGGCTCGAACTCGCGCGCGGCTTCGTCGCCAGGGGCTTCGACGCCTTCAAATACCACGCGGCCGTATCCTTCGACGGCATTGTGGCCGAGATGCGCACGCTGCGCGAAGGCCTGGGCGATGCGGTCAAGCTGATGGTCGACCTGCACTGGAAGTTCACCGCGCAGGAAGCCGTGCAGCTCATCGACCAGCTCGCCCCCTACCGGCCCTACTTCGTCGAAGCACCCTGCCAACCCGAGGACATCGAAGGCCAGGCCCACGTCGGCGCGAGCGTGCGCGTGCCGCTCGCGCTGGGAGAAGAGTGGCGCACGGTCTTCGAATACCGCCCTCGCCTGGAGCGACGTGCGATGTCGATCGTGCAGCCCGAGATGGGACACACCGGCATCAGCCAGTTCATGCAGATCGGCCGCATGGCCAATGCCTTTCACATGAAGGTGATCCCGCACGCCAGCATCGGCCTGGGTATCTACCAGGCCGCGAGCCTGCACGCTACGGCGGCGCTGCCCAACGCGCCGATGCACGAGTACCAGCACTCGGTGTTCGACCGCAACCTGCAGTACGTCCGGACCGCGATGCGCTGCGATGCCGGGGCCTTCCATCTCCCCGAGGGGCCGGGATTGGGCATCGAGCCCGCCCCCGAAATCTGGCAATTCCTGAGAAAGAAAGGCTATTCGCAATGA